One genomic segment of Salinigranum rubrum includes these proteins:
- a CDS encoding thermonuclease family protein — translation MPTPTGTTQEVGVERVVDGDTIKVRFPEAGDAESDVVDLRILALDTEESRGGSGKPKTPWGVAAKEHATEFVPSGSTVTLEFPGTESLAECLRRYRDNYGRLLVYVYVDGEDFQEHMIREGYSPYFTKYGYAAVQVNHERYREAEREAQANDRGVWNQFAVNGAEMRDYHGLSAWWALRAEAVERYRAAATEGDVFDSRLDYDALRERAGSEATVFTEIAEVERVGAAHAVASNGSREQRFKLFLPDALETESGQRVLSLLRQRYVAESDGTTVQRPTRSYAFVTGPVKRYPPRDGEPEIDVTSIEQVTDVAPHVAE, via the coding sequence ATGCCGACGCCGACCGGCACGACACAGGAGGTAGGGGTGGAACGGGTCGTCGACGGGGACACCATCAAGGTCCGGTTCCCCGAGGCCGGCGACGCGGAGTCGGACGTCGTCGACCTCCGGATACTCGCGCTCGACACCGAGGAGTCCCGGGGAGGAAGCGGCAAGCCGAAGACGCCGTGGGGGGTCGCGGCGAAGGAGCACGCCACGGAGTTCGTCCCGAGTGGGTCGACTGTCACGCTCGAATTCCCCGGGACCGAGTCCCTGGCGGAGTGTCTTCGCCGGTACCGCGACAACTACGGCCGACTCCTCGTGTACGTGTACGTCGACGGAGAGGACTTCCAGGAGCACATGATCCGCGAGGGGTACAGCCCCTACTTCACGAAGTACGGCTACGCGGCGGTCCAGGTCAATCACGAACGGTACCGCGAGGCCGAACGGGAGGCTCAGGCCAACGACCGGGGGGTCTGGAACCAGTTCGCGGTCAACGGGGCCGAGATGCGCGACTATCACGGCCTCTCGGCGTGGTGGGCACTCAGGGCAGAAGCCGTCGAGCGGTACCGCGCGGCAGCGACCGAGGGTGACGTGTTCGACAGCCGACTGGACTACGACGCTCTCCGCGAACGGGCGGGGAGCGAGGCGACGGTGTTCACCGAAATCGCCGAGGTAGAGCGCGTCGGCGCGGCCCACGCCGTCGCCAGCAACGGCTCGCGCGAACAGCGGTTCAAACTGTTCCTCCCCGACGCGCTGGAGACCGAGTCGGGACAGCGCGTGCTCTCGCTCCTCCGACAGCGGTACGTCGCCGAGTCCGACGGCACGACCGTTCAGCGACCGACTCGAAGCTACGCGTTCGTGACGGGGCCGGTGAAGCGGTATCCGCCGCGGGACGGTGAACCCGAAATCGACGTCACCTCGATAGAGCAAGTCACCGACGTGGCGCCGCACGTCGCAGAATAG
- a CDS encoding dipeptide ABC transporter ATP-binding protein, with product MSLLEVDDVKITYRMPDDDVHAVNNVSFSIDEGDNYGLVGESGCGKSTLAKSVLGLLDDNGEVREGSIRFDGRELRELSERDWQSVRWEDIAYIPQSAMDSLDPVMTVGAQIRQAIRKHRDVSKATANERVADVFEMVGLDPDRVDDYPHQFSGGMRQRVTIAMALALDPELIIADEPTTGLDVIVQDKIIDKLMQIQEETGSSLLLITHDVGVVAETCDEVSVLYGGKVMEQGETDRVFRTPTNPYTMGLKNAFPEVDEFDQQAISIPGSLPDLVGEPTGCVFRNRCPFATEECEQGHPPLVEANEQLSACYYTDQADEMREEAADPETWGIEARDERGRTDDGGDVILETQGLEKWFKQPQGMLDDLRGREPNYVKAVNGVDLTVREGEIVGVAGESGCGKSTLAEVIAALQERTGGEIFIDETPVDALLEESTRKFRSQVQFIFQDPFDSLNPRQRVRAAVAEPLKIQGHDRETIDRRVRQTLADVGLEPVDKYLDQLPAQLSGGERQRVAIAQALVLEPTLLICDEPASMLDVSLKANILNILREMADERDIGIVYISHDLASLTQIADRLAVMYLGRIAELGTTEDVVRTPKHPYTASLLAASPRTDPDVDRQRVLLPGEPPNPVDLPDGCNFAPRCPKADETCRSEDPARSAFADDGHEAACYFPVEDVEDELLERYAEEHEDELSKAVEDELTL from the coding sequence ATGAGCCTGCTCGAAGTCGACGACGTGAAGATCACGTACCGAATGCCAGACGACGACGTGCACGCGGTCAACAACGTCTCCTTTTCGATCGACGAGGGGGACAACTACGGGCTCGTCGGCGAGTCCGGCTGCGGGAAGTCGACCCTCGCCAAGTCCGTGCTCGGGCTGCTCGACGACAACGGCGAGGTCCGCGAGGGAAGCATCCGATTCGACGGACGGGAGCTACGTGAACTCTCCGAGCGTGACTGGCAGTCCGTCCGCTGGGAGGACATCGCCTACATCCCACAGAGCGCGATGGACTCGCTGGACCCCGTGATGACCGTCGGCGCACAGATCCGCCAGGCGATCAGAAAACACCGGGACGTCTCGAAGGCGACCGCGAACGAGCGCGTCGCCGACGTGTTCGAGATGGTCGGGCTGGACCCCGACCGGGTCGACGACTACCCTCACCAGTTTTCGGGGGGGATGCGCCAGCGGGTCACCATCGCGATGGCGCTGGCGTTAGACCCCGAACTCATCATCGCGGACGAGCCGACGACCGGACTGGACGTGATCGTCCAGGACAAGATCATCGACAAGCTGATGCAGATCCAAGAGGAGACCGGCAGTTCGCTCCTCCTCATCACCCACGACGTCGGAGTCGTCGCCGAGACGTGCGACGAGGTGTCGGTCCTCTACGGCGGGAAGGTGATGGAGCAGGGCGAGACGGACCGCGTCTTCAGGACGCCGACGAACCCCTACACGATGGGCCTGAAGAACGCCTTCCCCGAGGTCGACGAGTTCGACCAGCAGGCAATCTCCATCCCGGGGTCGCTCCCGGACCTCGTCGGCGAGCCGACGGGCTGTGTGTTCCGCAATCGGTGCCCGTTCGCCACCGAAGAATGCGAGCAGGGCCACCCGCCGCTGGTCGAGGCCAACGAACAGCTGTCGGCCTGCTACTACACCGACCAGGCGGACGAGATGCGGGAGGAGGCGGCCGACCCGGAGACCTGGGGAATCGAGGCTCGTGACGAGCGGGGACGGACGGACGACGGCGGCGACGTCATCCTCGAAACCCAGGGGCTCGAGAAGTGGTTCAAACAGCCACAGGGGATGCTCGACGACCTGCGCGGCAGAGAGCCGAACTACGTCAAGGCCGTCAACGGCGTCGACCTCACCGTCCGCGAGGGCGAAATCGTCGGCGTCGCCGGCGAGTCCGGCTGCGGGAAGTCCACGCTGGCGGAGGTGATCGCCGCGCTCCAAGAGCGGACCGGCGGGGAGATTTTCATCGACGAAACGCCCGTCGACGCGCTGCTCGAAGAGAGCACCCGGAAGTTCCGTTCGCAGGTGCAGTTCATCTTCCAGGACCCGTTCGACTCGCTCAACCCCCGCCAGCGAGTTCGTGCGGCCGTCGCCGAACCCCTGAAGATACAGGGCCACGACCGCGAGACGATCGACCGCCGCGTCCGACAGACGCTGGCGGACGTGGGGCTCGAACCGGTCGACAAGTACCTCGACCAGTTGCCGGCGCAACTGTCGGGCGGGGAGCGCCAGCGCGTCGCTATCGCGCAGGCACTCGTCCTCGAACCGACGCTGCTCATCTGTGACGAACCGGCGTCGATGCTCGACGTCTCGTTGAAGGCGAACATCCTCAACATCCTGCGGGAGATGGCCGACGAGCGCGACATCGGCATCGTCTACATCTCCCACGACCTGGCGAGCCTCACCCAGATCGCCGACCGCCTGGCCGTGATGTACCTGGGTCGGATCGCCGAACTCGGAACGACCGAAGACGTCGTCCGCACGCCGAAACACCCGTACACGGCGTCGCTCCTCGCGGCGTCGCCCAGAACCGACCCCGACGTCGACCGCCAGCGGGTGCTCTTGCCCGGCGAACCGCCGAATCCGGTCGACCTTCCCGACGGCTGTAACTTCGCGCCGCGCTGTCCGAAAGCCGACGAGACGTGTCGCAGCGAGGACCCGGCACGCTCGGCGTTCGCGGACGACGGACACGAGGCGGCCTGCTACTTCCCGGTCGAGGACGTCGAGGACGAACTGCTGGAACGGTACGCCGAGGAACACGAGGACGAACTCTCGAAGGCCGTCGAGGACGAACTGACGCTTTGA
- a CDS encoding YciE/YciF ferroxidase family protein translates to MSAETVSGLFEHELENIYFAEHELTEAYTRMAEHADDEELASFFDDHATETGVHVERLVEVFEETGEPPQMEECEGIEGLLAEWEEFLEENETGSLMDYYHLVTAVKTERYEQTAYESLIDLAEDLGREAAADLLRQNLDEDAETIDELHSRIESFDRGE, encoded by the coding sequence ATGTCAGCCGAGACTGTCAGCGGTCTGTTCGAGCACGAGCTAGAGAACATCTACTTCGCTGAGCACGAGCTCACCGAGGCCTACACGCGGATGGCCGAGCACGCCGACGACGAGGAGCTCGCGTCGTTCTTCGACGACCACGCCACCGAGACGGGCGTCCACGTCGAGCGGCTCGTCGAGGTGTTCGAGGAGACGGGCGAACCGCCGCAGATGGAAGAGTGCGAGGGCATCGAAGGACTGCTCGCCGAGTGGGAGGAGTTCCTCGAGGAGAACGAGACGGGGTCGCTCATGGACTACTACCACCTCGTCACCGCGGTAAAGACCGAGCGGTACGAGCAGACGGCGTACGAGAGCCTGATCGACCTCGCCGAGGACCTCGGTCGGGAGGCCGCCGCGGACCTCCTCCGCCAGAACCTCGACGAGGACGCGGAGACCATCGACGAGCTTCACTCACGGATCGAGTCGTTCGACCGGGGCGAGTAG
- a CDS encoding ABC transporter permease, whose product MSGYNLDADTARDRLRSEFGRARRTLSVVLEDNAAKVGFAIIVAFGFLGLFGPYIAPYAPIEDTLRQGGSIMRLTSPSVKAPFGTTSFGKDVLSQFLAGARPTLIVGLFGGVGTGVVGFLVGLTSGYFGGRVDEFLMRLTDLTFALPLLPMALVILSFVTPSIWVITAVLVVFLWKMPARVIRSEVITVKERTFVKSARARGAGHTRTMFLHVAPNVLGIGFLYTAYAVGWSIVAGASLAFLGFGDPTTTSWGRMLQQVFRSGAIRTAWWWVLPPALGIGAVTTAVFLVGRAFEEIVNPDLQTEQE is encoded by the coding sequence ATGTCGGGATACAACCTCGACGCCGACACCGCGAGAGACCGACTCCGCTCGGAGTTCGGCCGGGCGAGACGCACGCTGAGCGTCGTGCTTGAGGACAACGCGGCGAAGGTGGGCTTCGCGATCATCGTCGCGTTCGGCTTCCTCGGTCTCTTCGGTCCGTACATCGCTCCCTACGCACCCATCGAGGACACGCTCCGACAGGGTGGGTCGATCATGCGGCTGACCAGTCCGAGCGTGAAAGCCCCCTTCGGGACGACTTCGTTCGGCAAGGACGTCCTGAGCCAGTTCCTCGCCGGCGCGCGGCCGACGCTCATCGTCGGTCTCTTCGGCGGCGTCGGGACCGGCGTCGTGGGGTTCCTCGTGGGACTCACGAGCGGGTACTTCGGCGGTCGCGTCGACGAGTTCCTGATGCGGCTGACCGACCTGACCTTCGCGCTTCCGTTGCTGCCGATGGCGCTGGTGATCCTCTCGTTCGTCACCCCGAGCATCTGGGTGATCACGGCCGTCCTCGTCGTCTTCCTCTGGAAGATGCCCGCGCGGGTCATCCGTTCGGAGGTCATCACGGTCAAGGAGCGGACGTTCGTCAAGTCGGCCCGGGCGAGAGGGGCCGGTCACACGCGGACGATGTTCCTCCACGTCGCGCCGAACGTGCTCGGGATCGGCTTCCTGTACACCGCCTACGCCGTCGGCTGGTCTATCGTCGCCGGCGCGTCGCTCGCGTTCCTCGGCTTCGGCGACCCGACGACGACCTCGTGGGGCCGGATGCTCCAGCAGGTGTTCCGCTCGGGCGCCATCCGCACGGCGTGGTGGTGGGTGCTCCCGCCCGCACTCGGTATCGGTGCCGTCACGACGGCCGTCTTCCTGGTCGGACGGGCGTTCGAGGAGATAGTCAACCCCGACCTGCAAACGGAGCAAGAATGA
- a CDS encoding RNA ligase, whose protein sequence is MDEREYFQRLESTAETPSDLFEHFETRTHAGWTYHALPSAHHDIERGTVIIPDADVVVRGYPSVPRVLVLDPGIESVFGEEAVAVEEKLDGFNVRIADLPGEASESLAFTRGGYVCPYTTGRARDRLDLSAFFADHPEKALCAELVGPETPYTSHDYDDVDSHEFRVFDVRDRASGDPLSVERRRDLCARYGFEQPRLFGRYEPSDAVEAVRKRIDRLDDAEREGVVLKSTDGTAMVKYTTESQHHAELAYAFSLPFDYGRDFVFSRVVREAFQAAEFDDSSERLRERAHSLGESILLPMVETIDDVSAGEAVGERQTVRGPSDEVDALFDHLREQSLTLDVESDRRENGERVVEFLKVSEATHDRIQYYLGGGTRDE, encoded by the coding sequence ATGGACGAACGGGAGTACTTCCAGCGGCTGGAGTCGACCGCCGAGACCCCGTCCGACCTCTTCGAGCACTTCGAGACGCGCACACACGCGGGATGGACGTACCACGCCCTCCCCTCCGCTCACCACGACATCGAGCGTGGAACCGTCATTATCCCCGACGCCGACGTCGTCGTCCGCGGGTATCCGAGCGTCCCGCGAGTCCTGGTTCTCGACCCGGGAATCGAGTCCGTCTTCGGCGAGGAGGCGGTCGCCGTCGAGGAGAAACTCGACGGCTTCAACGTTCGAATCGCCGACCTCCCCGGGGAAGCGAGCGAGTCGCTCGCGTTCACCCGTGGGGGGTACGTCTGCCCGTACACGACAGGGCGGGCCCGTGACCGACTCGATCTGTCGGCGTTTTTCGCCGACCACCCCGAGAAGGCCCTCTGTGCGGAACTCGTCGGCCCCGAGACGCCGTACACGTCCCACGACTACGACGACGTCGACTCCCACGAGTTCCGCGTGTTCGACGTCCGCGACCGCGCGTCCGGTGACCCGCTCTCGGTCGAGCGTCGACGCGACCTCTGTGCGAGGTACGGCTTCGAGCAACCACGGCTGTTCGGGCGCTACGAGCCGTCTGACGCCGTCGAAGCCGTCCGTAAGCGCATCGACCGCCTCGACGACGCAGAGCGGGAGGGCGTGGTGCTGAAGTCGACCGACGGCACTGCGATGGTCAAGTACACCACCGAGTCGCAGCACCACGCCGAACTCGCCTACGCCTTCTCGCTCCCGTTCGACTACGGCCGCGACTTCGTCTTCTCGCGGGTCGTCCGCGAAGCGTTCCAGGCGGCCGAGTTCGATGACTCGTCCGAGCGCCTCCGCGAACGCGCCCACTCCCTCGGCGAATCGATTCTCCTGCCGATGGTCGAGACCATCGACGACGTCTCGGCGGGGGAGGCGGTCGGCGAGCGCCAGACGGTCCGGGGGCCGTCCGACGAGGTCGACGCGCTCTTCGACCACCTGCGCGAGCAGTCGCTCACGCTCGACGTCGAATCCGACCGACGCGAGAACGGCGAGCGCGTCGTCGAGTTCCTCAAGGTGTCCGAGGCGACCCACGACCGCATCCAGTACTACCTCGGCGGTGGAACGCGCGACGAGTGA
- a CDS encoding sensor histidine kinase codes for MTAAPDTGPDQGSTESGLFDVFPDPVLSYRPARSDEPNSRPDALVLHMVNPAFESTFNVDRDCIGTPLEQVTVAGRIVSTTDDDADAHDISPHDTTTVRNILDAVGGTADSTVRLAQVLSGDRRHFHVRAIDTGPDHTGSYLHFTTVPELEQGRLELVARIDRLERTLDVVTHDIRNPLEVARIRLEAAQEAGKDVHFEKVAGALDRIEQLVSDVNSASAGGIDPTDAVALGDATESAWETVDTADATLVSSPDVPTIRADADRLRQIFENLFRNAVEHAGPDVTVAVEPIPDGFAVVDDGPGIPSEVGDSVFRVGVTTTPGSRGLGLAIVDRIAQEHGWWVSVVSPDATSTDSDTGARFEFTDVSILT; via the coding sequence ATGACAGCGGCCCCAGATACCGGGCCGGACCAGGGATCGACGGAGAGTGGTCTCTTCGACGTGTTTCCCGATCCCGTTCTGTCATACCGGCCCGCCCGGTCAGATGAGCCGAATTCGCGTCCAGATGCGCTCGTGCTCCACATGGTGAACCCCGCCTTCGAATCGACGTTCAACGTCGACCGCGACTGCATCGGCACCCCTCTCGAGCAGGTCACCGTTGCTGGCCGAATCGTCTCAACCACAGATGACGACGCTGACGCCCACGACATCAGCCCGCATGACACGACAACCGTGAGGAACATCCTCGATGCCGTCGGCGGGACAGCCGACTCGACGGTTCGACTCGCACAGGTCCTCTCGGGCGACAGACGTCACTTCCACGTCCGAGCGATCGACACAGGGCCAGACCACACTGGTAGCTATCTCCACTTCACTACCGTTCCAGAACTCGAGCAAGGACGACTCGAACTGGTGGCGAGGATAGACCGCCTCGAACGAACCTTGGACGTCGTGACCCACGACATTCGGAACCCCCTCGAAGTGGCTAGAATCCGCCTCGAAGCAGCACAGGAGGCCGGCAAGGATGTCCACTTCGAGAAAGTCGCGGGCGCACTCGATCGGATCGAACAACTAGTCAGCGATGTCAACTCGGCCAGCGCAGGAGGTATCGACCCGACCGACGCGGTTGCGCTGGGGGACGCAACCGAGTCCGCGTGGGAGACAGTCGACACGGCCGACGCCACGCTCGTCAGTTCACCAGATGTACCGACGATCCGAGCCGACGCCGACCGTCTTCGCCAGATCTTCGAGAACCTCTTTCGCAACGCCGTGGAGCATGCGGGGCCTGATGTGACCGTGGCTGTCGAACCGATTCCAGATGGGTTCGCGGTCGTCGACGACGGCCCGGGAATCCCGTCGGAAGTCGGCGACAGTGTGTTCAGGGTCGGCGTGACGACTACACCGGGGAGTCGGGGGCTCGGACTCGCCATCGTCGATCGGATCGCACAGGAGCATGGCTGGTGGGTATCGGTCGTATCACCCGATGCTACATCGACCGACTCGGACACGGGAGCCAGATTCGAGTTCACGGACGTCTCGATTCTCACGTGA
- a CDS encoding helix-turn-helix domain-containing protein: MLRIEFQTTASGVVSELETHLPDVRRIEFENAFYADEGDWIESLLVTSGTTFDPESAVAPLSRVELFHHERVSASRAGQSTYRLTVVAHEPYPFLLGVILRGKAIPNRLELHDDHFDGVVTVKAWEAFRTLADQIQERFGRFELLSVNQVETTGEPLGSGHLGRVLRNELSEEQLTVLQTAHARGYFDVPRGASADDIATELDIAQSTLSERLRTAEKQLFDLVFSTDGASFDTPDDRE; encoded by the coding sequence ATGCTCCGCATCGAATTCCAAACCACCGCGTCCGGCGTCGTGAGCGAACTCGAGACGCATCTCCCGGACGTGCGACGGATCGAGTTCGAGAACGCCTTCTACGCCGACGAGGGCGACTGGATCGAGTCGCTTTTGGTCACCTCGGGGACGACGTTCGATCCGGAGTCCGCGGTCGCCCCCCTCTCGCGCGTCGAACTGTTCCACCACGAGCGAGTGTCGGCGAGTCGGGCCGGCCAGTCGACCTATCGGCTGACGGTCGTCGCGCACGAACCGTATCCGTTCTTACTGGGCGTCATCCTGCGAGGGAAAGCCATCCCCAACCGACTGGAACTCCACGACGACCACTTCGACGGCGTCGTCACGGTCAAAGCGTGGGAGGCGTTTCGGACCCTCGCAGACCAGATCCAAGAGCGGTTCGGACGGTTCGAACTCCTGAGCGTGAATCAGGTCGAGACGACCGGTGAACCGCTGGGAAGCGGGCATCTCGGCCGCGTGTTGCGGAACGAACTCTCCGAAGAGCAGCTAACCGTCCTCCAGACGGCCCACGCGAGGGGCTACTTCGACGTGCCGCGCGGGGCGTCCGCGGACGACATCGCGACCGAACTCGACATCGCGCAGTCGACGCTCAGTGAACGCCTTCGGACGGCGGAAAAACAGCTGTTCGACCTCGTCTTCTCGACCGACGGCGCCTCGTTCGACACGCCGGACGACCGCGAGTAA
- a CDS encoding ABC transporter permease codes for MTFRRFLAKRTLIAVVLTLISVSVIFATLRLLPAGPFSGLVASGSLTPEQVEQVRAMYGLDEPMYVQYIKYIQNLFTLQFGISITQQRPVGEIIIPALVNTLVLLLPALVATAIVSSLAGMYAGWNRGSWFEQSSIVVTTVFRATPIFVTGILLLIVFSYGLDWLPAFGMRSPLANPQGYAETYLSVDFLKHYLLPFTATVLFYSGDFLMLARNSVVERKGSEFLMLHRAKGLSEMEQLGRAGRNSLLPLVTYFALRTGMLFQGVITLEVVFAWPGIGRALVQAILQQDYPTVQAAVFIMALAVIVMNLTADVAYAKLDPTVGAGDV; via the coding sequence ATGACCTTCCGACGCTTCCTGGCAAAACGGACGCTGATCGCGGTGGTGCTGACGCTGATCTCCGTCAGCGTCATCTTCGCGACGCTTCGGTTGCTCCCGGCAGGCCCGTTCAGCGGACTCGTGGCCTCCGGGTCGCTCACGCCCGAGCAGGTGGAGCAGGTACGCGCGATGTACGGGCTCGACGAGCCGATGTACGTCCAGTACATCAAGTACATCCAGAACCTGTTCACGCTCCAGTTCGGGATCTCGATCACGCAGCAGCGGCCGGTGGGTGAGATCATCATCCCGGCGCTGGTGAACACGCTCGTACTCCTGCTGCCGGCGCTCGTCGCGACGGCGATCGTCAGTTCGCTGGCCGGCATGTACGCCGGGTGGAACCGCGGGTCGTGGTTCGAGCAGTCGAGCATCGTCGTGACCACGGTCTTCCGCGCGACGCCCATCTTCGTGACCGGGATCCTCCTGCTCATCGTCTTCTCGTACGGGTTGGACTGGCTGCCCGCCTTCGGGATGCGAAGTCCGTTGGCCAACCCGCAGGGGTACGCGGAGACGTACCTCTCGGTCGACTTCCTGAAACACTACCTCCTCCCGTTCACGGCGACGGTGCTGTTCTACAGCGGTGACTTCCTGATGCTCGCGCGCAACTCCGTCGTCGAGCGCAAGGGCTCGGAGTTCCTCATGCTTCACCGCGCGAAGGGCCTGTCGGAGATGGAACAACTCGGTCGGGCCGGCCGCAACTCACTGCTCCCGCTGGTGACGTACTTCGCGCTCCGGACGGGCATGCTCTTTCAGGGAGTGATCACGCTGGAAGTCGTCTTCGCGTGGCCGGGAATCGGCCGCGCGCTCGTCCAGGCGATTCTCCAGCAGGACTACCCGACCGTACAGGCTGCCGTGTTCATCATGGCGCTGGCGGTCATCGTGATGAACCTCACGGCCGACGTGGCGTACGCGAAACTCGACCCGACGGTCGGGGCAGGTGACGTCTGA
- a CDS encoding ABC transporter substrate-binding protein, which yields MSRDRSVEMEKGTTSRRRFIRIAGAVGAAGLAGCGGNQGGGGGSGSGGSGGGGSGDGSGSGGGGSGGSGGGNSIQTRFWEEWPVDTKGVDVNDQAVQFEYTVVEGEAIPEVTVQFAQSETPWMREHALMIQQSFNDIGVPVNLKNVQPSTRYGEFWRADIGHPVPATMNLHGPDPQRGLDPNPFLMRAHPETGGNYYNYKNDEVTELLDEQATTIGDREARAEICQEIQRKLSEDAYIIASNFPEVITVANTANWEGYVPTPGNGTTRDSFIWTQVNLQPTGDSATWVKGVTSGMQGTNLPWSSGGQEEKRLLNVYDGLFDASPQLEIVPGLATNADVVDDTTVEMDLREGVTWHDGESFTPEDVKFSVEMYKQHTAPQQGPFYRPIESVEVLSSNGGGRVRFNLTQPDAAFLTQRAVRSAIIPQHRWSDVDSPSEYNPDNPVGTGPFSFVNWEQGSELRLEKHADHWLWDDETRREIMGEQYFVPGDGIDGLVEVNVGNVSTLIGAMQAGDIDAIGTTVSNQQAERAANASGVEKQTARNYVPTDVHINHIVPLFRDKTFRVALSHAVDKQGFVESTLGGRGEAIQGQNLLTPLLTPFYGETEPYAYDVEQARTMLQQAGYTFNGDDMLVSPQGDAWGAFEERVEDGHATRSELDQADFS from the coding sequence ATGTCACGCGACAGATCCGTCGAGATGGAGAAAGGTACGACATCGCGGCGTCGGTTCATTCGAATCGCAGGCGCAGTGGGGGCCGCGGGACTGGCCGGTTGTGGAGGCAATCAAGGTGGCGGTGGCGGAAGTGGAAGCGGCGGCAGTGGTGGCGGTGGGAGCGGAGACGGCAGCGGAAGCGGCGGTGGCGGTAGTGGCGGCAGCGGTGGCGGCAACTCGATCCAGACGCGGTTCTGGGAGGAGTGGCCGGTCGACACGAAAGGCGTCGACGTCAACGATCAGGCGGTCCAGTTCGAGTACACCGTGGTCGAGGGCGAGGCCATCCCGGAGGTCACGGTCCAGTTCGCGCAGTCGGAGACCCCGTGGATGCGCGAACACGCGCTGATGATCCAGCAGTCGTTCAACGACATCGGGGTGCCGGTCAACCTCAAAAACGTCCAGCCCAGCACGCGATACGGGGAGTTCTGGCGGGCGGACATCGGCCATCCGGTGCCGGCGACGATGAACCTCCACGGTCCGGACCCCCAGCGCGGACTCGACCCGAACCCGTTCCTCATGCGGGCACACCCCGAAACCGGCGGGAACTACTACAACTACAAGAACGACGAGGTCACCGAACTCCTCGACGAGCAGGCGACCACGATCGGCGACCGCGAGGCGCGCGCCGAGATCTGTCAGGAGATTCAACGGAAACTCAGCGAAGACGCCTACATCATCGCGTCGAACTTCCCCGAGGTCATCACGGTCGCCAACACCGCGAACTGGGAGGGGTACGTCCCGACGCCCGGCAACGGGACGACCCGCGACTCGTTCATCTGGACGCAGGTGAACCTCCAGCCGACGGGCGACTCGGCGACCTGGGTGAAAGGCGTCACGTCGGGGATGCAGGGCACGAACCTCCCGTGGTCCAGCGGTGGACAGGAGGAAAAGCGCCTGTTGAACGTCTACGACGGGCTGTTCGACGCCTCGCCCCAGCTAGAGATCGTTCCCGGACTGGCGACGAACGCCGACGTGGTCGACGACACGACCGTCGAGATGGACCTCCGGGAGGGGGTGACCTGGCACGACGGCGAGTCGTTCACGCCGGAGGACGTCAAGTTCAGCGTCGAGATGTACAAGCAGCACACGGCCCCCCAGCAGGGCCCGTTCTACCGACCGATCGAGAGCGTCGAAGTGTTGTCGAGCAACGGCGGCGGGCGGGTGCGGTTCAACCTCACACAGCCCGACGCGGCGTTCCTCACCCAGCGGGCCGTCCGGAGCGCGATCATCCCACAACACCGCTGGAGCGACGTCGACAGCCCCAGCGAGTACAACCCGGACAACCCGGTCGGCACCGGCCCGTTCAGCTTCGTCAACTGGGAGCAGGGGTCGGAACTCCGCCTGGAGAAGCACGCGGACCACTGGCTGTGGGACGACGAGACCCGTCGGGAGATCATGGGCGAGCAGTACTTCGTCCCCGGGGACGGGATCGACGGGCTGGTCGAGGTCAACGTCGGCAACGTCTCGACGCTCATCGGCGCGATGCAGGCCGGCGACATCGACGCTATCGGGACGACCGTCTCGAACCAGCAGGCCGAGCGTGCGGCGAACGCGAGCGGCGTCGAGAAACAGACCGCACGGAACTACGTCCCCACCGACGTCCACATCAACCACATCGTCCCGCTGTTCCGAGACAAGACGTTCCGCGTGGCCCTGAGCCACGCCGTGGACAAGCAGGGCTTCGTCGAGAGCACGCTCGGCGGTCGGGGGGAGGCCATCCAGGGCCAGAACCTGCTCACGCCGCTACTGACGCCGTTCTACGGCGAAACCGAGCCCTACGCGTACGACGTCGAGCAGGCCCGGACGATGCTCCAGCAGGCGGGCTACACCTTCAACGGCGACGACATGCTCGTCTCTCCGCAGGGTGACGCCTGGGGCGCCTTCGAGGAACGGGTCGAAGACGGCCACGCCACCAGATCCGAACTCGACCAGGCGGACTTCTCCTAA